The sequence GACCTGGTCGAGGAAGGTTTCGATCTCGCGGTGCGCATCTCGCGCCTGGAGAACTCGTCGCTGATCGCGAGGCGGCTCGCGCCGTTTTCGGTGAAACTCTGCGCCTCGCCCGAACTGATCGCCAAGCATGGCATGCCGACGCGGCCGCAGGATCTCGGCCACATGCCCTGTATCGTCGACACCAATGGCCGCGGGCTGAACAACTGGGCGTTCAAGGGCGACAACAACGATCAGCTGAGCGTCGCGGTGGCAGGCCCGATCGAGGTCAACAGCCCGATGGCGGCGCGGGCCGCGGCCCTGTCGGGGCTCGGATTTTGCATCCTGCCGGATTTCATCGCCTCGCCCGATCTCAAGAGTGGCCAGTTGGTGACAGCGCTCGACGACCGCATCCTGTCGGGCGGCGGCATCTTCGCCGTCTACCCGCACCGCCGCTATCTGCCGGCCAAGGTCCGCGTTTTCGTCGACTTCCTGGTGCAATGGTTCAGGACGCGTGAGGTCGCTTGACCTGCCCAGGACTCTTGTGGCGTGCGTGTTGTAGGCGCAAAACCGCCGCGCACTTTTGGGTGACACGCTTTGGGGTTCGCGCGTGTCACTGTCCCAAAACCGCTGCGCACTTTTGGGTGACACGCACGGGCGGTCCCAATTTCGCCCCCTTTCTGGTAACCTTCGGTTCCTCTCCAAAGCCAAGGGAATCGCGACCGGGAATGCAGCTCAAACGGCACGCAATCATACTGGCTTCGGCCCTGGCGGCGACCCTTGCCGCCACCAGACCGGCTTACGTGCATCCGCACGTCTTCGCCGAGGCACGCCTGGACGTCATCCTGTCCCCGGATCACCAAAGTGTGAAAGCGCTGCGTCATCTCTGGCGCTTCGACGACCTGTTTTCGAGTACGGTGATGATGGAGTTCGACAAGAACTCCGACCTGAAGCTTGACGACAAGGAGCTGAAGGAGGTCGCCGACACCGTCCATGCCTCGCTGGCCGAATTCAACTATTTCCAACTCGTCACGCAGAACGGCAAGGACGTGACGATGGTGCCGCCTCCACATCTGATGGCCAATTTCGACAACGACCAGCTGATCATCCTGTTCGAGTCCGAGCCCAAGGTGCCGATCAAGCTGACCGGCACGATCGACATCGGCGTCTATGATCCGACCTTCTACACGGCGATCGACTTCACCGAGGACTCCAACATCACGGTTGCAGGCCTGCCGTCGAATTGCACCAGCAAGGTGATCCGGCCGGACCCGGACGAGGCCATCAAGGAAAACCAGAAGACCCTGACGGATGCCTTCTTCAACGACCCGACAGGCACCGACATGAGCAAGATCTTTGCCACCAAACTCGAACTGACCTGTCAGCCAGAAGGATGAAGCCGGTGACGAAACCGTCCCTGCGTTTGGCATTCGGCCTGTTGGCCCTCACCTTTGCCGCGATGCACTTCGCCAACGCCGCGCACGCCCAGTCCTCGCTCGGCATCGGCGTCAATGACGGCATGGCGCCCACCACCGGTCCGTTCGCCCACATCCTGATGTGGATCAACCTCAGACAGCAGGAATTCTACCGGGCGCTGGCGACGGCGATGAAGGCGATGCGCCAGGACAACAGCAAGCTCTGGGTGCTCATCGGCCTGTCCTTCGCCTATGGCATCTTCCATGCCGCCGGCCCCGGCCACGGCAAGGCGGTGATCTCGTCCTACATGGTTGCCAATGAAGTGGCGCTCAAGCGCGGCATCCTGTTGTCCTTCGTCTCGGCCCTGCTCCAGGGCCTGACCGCGATCGCGGTCATGCTGGTTGCCTATTTCGTCCTGCGCGGCACCACCATCTCGATGACCGACGCGGCCTGGTTCATGGAGATCATGAGCTTTGCCCTCGTCACCCTGTTCGGCGCCTGGCTGCTGTGGCGCAAGCTCGGCCCGTCGATCCTGCGCCTGTTCGGCAGGGCGCCCGCCTACAGCCTGTCGGCGGCGCACGCCGGCCATTCGCATGGGGGTCACGCGACTCATTCCCACGCTGGTCATTCGCATGCCGCGCACAGCCTTTCGGCGCATGCGCATTCGCACGCGGTACATGGGCATGACGACCACGACCATGACCATTCGCACAACCATCACGACCACGCCGCGCATGACCACCATCACGACCATGGCACGCATGCTCATCATGACCATGCGCATCACGATCACGCGGCGGGCGAGGTCTGCGAAACCTGCGGCCACTCGCATGCGCCCGATCCGGCGCTGCTGTCGGGCGACCGTTTCGACTGGCGCACCGCCTGGTCGGCGGTGGCCGCCGTCGGCATACGCCCCTGCTCCGGCGCGCTGATCGTGCTGAGCTTCGCGCTGCTCAACGGGCTCTGGCTCGGCGGCCTGCTGTCGGTGCTTGCGATGTCGCTGGGCACAGCCATCACCGTCTCGGCGCTGGCAACGCTTGCCGTGACCGCCAAGAACTGGGCGGTGTATTTCGCCGGTGACGGCCGCATGGGCAACCGCATCCATTCGATCGTCGAGATCGGCGGCGCCGCCTTCGTCTTCTTGTTCGGACTGCTGCTGCTGTCGGCGAGCCTGACCGGCAGCGTCTAGGCCTGTCTTACCCCATTGAAATGGGATGGCGCCGGTAAACTCCTACCCAGGAAGCTGGCCATCCAACTCATCCTCGATATGCGCGCGGATGATCTCGTCAAAACTCTTCTCGGCGCTGAAGCCGAGTTCTCGTGATCGGTTCGCCTCGAAGCGGGTCGGCCAGCCCTTGACGATCGCCCAGATCGTCTCGTCCGGCACCTCGCGGATCAGCTTCACCACTTTCGGCCCGGCAATGCGCTCCAGCGCCTCGATCTGCTCGCCGACGGTGACGGCGACGCCAGGCATCGTCAAATTGCGGCGCGGTCCGACGACACCGCCATCGATCCCGGCCGCATGGATCAGGAAATTCACCGCCGAGCGCGGGCTGGCATGGGTGTGCGCGACCGAGCGCGGCACCGGCAGGATCGCCTCTTGTCCGCTCAACGGCTCGCGGATGATGCCGGAGAAGAAGCCGGAGGCGGCCTTGTTCGGCTTGCCGGGCCGCACGCAGATGGTCGGCAGGCGGATGCCGATGCCGTCGAAGAAACCGCGCCTGGAATAGTCGGCGAGCAGCGCCTCGCTCATCTGCTTCTGCGTGCCGTAGGAGGTCAGCGGTGTCGGGTGGAAGTCATCGGGAATGACATCCGGGAACGGCGCGCCGAAGACGGCGATCGACGAGGTGAAAACGACGCGCGGCGCATAACCCGCCAGTCGGATGGCGTCGAACAGCGCCCGCGTACCGTCGAGATTGACGCGGTAGCCAAGTTCGAAATTCGCTTCCGCCTCGCCCGACACGATGCCGGCGAGATGGAAGACGACATCGGGACGCGACGCGGCCAGGCTTTCGGCGGCACCAGCTTCCGCAAGGTCGCCGGTATGGGTGCTGATGCTGACGCCCTCCATGGCCGGGGCCTGCGGCGACACGATGTCGTGCAGGTCGAGCGCAGTGATCGCCTTGCCGCGCAGCGTGCCGTCCTTGGCCAGCCGGGCGATGAGTTTGCGGCCGACCATGCCCGCGGCGCCGGTGATCAGAATGCGCATGTCAAAATTCCCTTACTTGCCCTGATTTTTTCGCTGGCTGCGCGCGCGCAGCCAGAACACGAGGAAAAACGCCAGCACGAAGACGATGCCGAATATGCCGGCGAGCACCGTCGAAAGACTGCCGAGTGCCAGCATCACGGTTGGCAAGTAGAAGGCCGCGATGCCGAACAGCAGCATGATCCACAGCGCGGCAACAGCGGCATTCCTGGTGTCGCGGTCCATCATGCAGCACCGGGGCAGCGGGCATTCGTCAGGCTGGCTTTCAAAGCTGTGCAACTCCTGAGGCAGCGCCGGCTATCGACCGGGCTTAGTGATGGTGGCTGTGATGCGCGGCCGCATCGTGCTCATGCTCATGTTCATGCTCGTGGTCGCCGGCCTCGTCGGCGCATTGGCCGAATTCCGGTTCCACGGTGGCATGGCTGATGCCGTGCTCGCTGGCAAGCCGCTTCTTGATGGCGCTGACGGCCCGATGCGCATCGACACCCTCGTCAAGGCAGGCATGCAGCGTCGCCATGTTGCTTGACCCATCGATCGACCAGACATGCATATGGTGCACTTCGCGCACGCCTTGGATCGTGGTTTCCAAGTCCGTTGCGATGAGGTCGCGGTCGAGGCTTGGCGGCACGCCTTCGAGCAGCACATGGGCGGCGGCGCGCATCAGCGACCAGGCCGTCGACAGGATCAGCAGCGAGACCAGCACCGACAGGATCGGGTCGATCGGCGTCCAGCCGGTAACAAGGATCACCACCGCCGCCACGATCGCCGCCGCCGAGCCGAGCAGGTCGCCAAGCACATGCAGGATGGCGCCGCGCATGTTGAGGCTTTCGCGATCGCCGCCATGCAGCACCAGGAAGGAACCGATATTGACCAGCAGGCCGAGGATCGCCACGACCAGCATCGGTCCGCCAAGCACCGGCGCCGGTGTGAGCAGGCGCTGCCAGGCCTCGTAGACGATCCACAGCGCGATGACGAAGATGGCGATGCCGTTGGTGTAGGCGACCAGCGTCTTGACCCGGCCAAAACCATAGGTGAGCTGGCCCGTCGCCGGCCGCCCGGCTAGATGGAAGGCATACCAGGCAAGGCCGAGGGCGATGGCGTCGGCCAGCATGTGGCCGGCGTCCGCCAGCAGCGCCAGCGACCCGGTGAACAGGCCGCCAAGCGCTTCCGCCACCATGAAGCCCGCCGTCAGGCAGGCGGCGATCAGCACGCGCTTCTTGTCGGTCGCGCCATGCACATGGCCGGCGCCCTCGTGATCATGCCCGCTATGGTCGTGGGAATGGGTGTGCGCCAAATGGCAGCTCCTGTCATGCGCCCCAGCCGGACTTAAGCGCCGAATTCTGCGCGACAATCCTCGAGCCGTCGCTTCTGCTGGCCGGCGCCGTCGAAATTGGCCGGGTCGAGCCATGCCTCATAGGCTTTGCGCAGGGCCGGCCATTCCTTGTCGATGATCGAATACCATGCGGTATCGCGGTTTTCACCCTTGACGATGAGGTGCTGGCGGAAAATGCCCTCGAACTTGAAGCCGAACCGTTCCGCCGCCCGCTTCGACGGCTCGTTGCGGTTGTTGCACTTCCATTCGTAGCGGCGGTAGCCGAGTTCGTCGAAGATGTATTTCATGAACAGGAACTGCGCTTCCGTCGCGCCCGGCTTGCGCGAGATCAGCGGCCCCCAATAGATGTTGCCGATCTCGATGACGCCGTAGGCGGGATCGATGCGCATCAATGTCTGGCGGCCGGCGACCTTGCCGCTGGCCTTGTCGATGACGGCGAAGAACAGCGGGTCTTCGCTCGCCTCGACCTTGTCCAGCCAGGGTTGGAAGGCGGGGCGGGTTTCCGGCGGATAGTCGGGCAGCCAGGCGAAGCGCCCGTCGACATCGGACACGGAAGACGCTTCATAAAGCCCATCACCGTGTTTTGCGGCGCTCAGCGGTTCAAGCCTGACATAGCGACCGTCGATCGCCTTGCGCTCCGGTCGCGGGCGCGCCTGCCAATCTCTGAGATTTTCCGACACCGAGGACTCCAATCCGTTTGACTTTTGCCAGCCGAAGCTCACAAAAACGCAACCCCACAGTAAGAACCACACGGACGGGAAAAATGCTCCACACGATTTCGGCCTTCGACCGTCTCGGCGAGGAAAACGCGTTCGCGGTGCTCGCGCGGGCGACCGCACTTGCCCAACAAGGCCGCGACATCGTCAATCTCGGCATCGGCCAGCCCGACTTCAAGACGCCGCAGCACATCGTCGAGGCGGCGATCAAGGCGCTGCGCGACGGCCACCACGGCTACACGCCGGCCAACGGCCTGCTGGCAACGCGCGAGGCGGTGGTGCGGCGCACGCTGACCACCACCGGCGTCGAGGTCTCGCCCGAAGCGGTGATGATCCTGCCCGGCGGCAAGCCGACCATGTTCGCCGCGATCCTGATGTTCGGCGAGCCTGGCGCCGAGATCCTCTATCCCGACCCCGGCTTTCCCATCTATCGTTCGATGATCGAATTCACCGGTGCCGCGCCGATCCCGGTGCCGATGCGCGAGGAAAACGGCTTTGCCTTTTCCGCAGAAGAAACGCTGGCACTGATCACCTCCAAGACCAGGCTCTTGATCCTCAACTCGCCGGCCAACCCGACCGGCGGCGTCACGCCGCGCGCCGAAATCGAGAAGCTGGTCAAGGGGCTGGAGAAACACCCCGATGTCGCCATCCTCTCCGACGAGATCTACGACGCTATGACCTATGACGGCGAGACGCACTGCTCGCTGCTCGGCTATCCCGAAATCCGCGACCGGCTGATCGTGCTCAATGGCTGGTCCAAGACCTGGGCGATGACCGGCTGGCGCATGGGCTGGTCGATCTGGCCGAATGGCGACAGGGGCGCACATCTCTACGACAAGGTGCGCAAGCTGGCGGTCAATTGCTGGTCCTGCGTCAACGCGCCGAGCCAGTTCGCCGGCATCGCGGCCATCGACGGCCCGCAGGACGACGTCGACACCATGATGCGCGCCTTCGACCGCCGCAGGAAGGTCGTCGTCGAAGGGCTGAATGCCTTGCCCAACATTTCCTGCATCACGCCCAAGGGCGCGTTCTACGCCTTCCCCAATGTCTCGAAAACCGGCTGGAAGGCAAAGAAGCTCGCCTCCGCACTGCTCGACGACGCCGGCGTGGCGCTGATCGGCGGCCCCGATTTCGGCATTCTCGGCGAAGGCTATGTCAGGCTCTCCTACGCCAACTCCGAGGAGAACATCTTGCGCGCGCTGGAACGGATCGGGGCGTTCCTCTCCAAATAGACATCGAAGCAGGCCGGAGCCTTTCCGGATAATTAGCGGCCAGCCGCCATGGCGGTGTCATGATCCGTCGGGAGGCTCGCGGGCAAGACTGTGCCTCCATGTCGGGACCGGTTACGATCCGAGGATTGGGATCGAACCGGGGGTGCCCTAGATGTTCTATGCAATCCTTGCCTATCACATGGAAGATGCGATCAAGGCGCTGACGCCGCAGGAAGATGCGGCACTGATGGCCGACCTGCTGAAGATCAACACGCGGCTTCGTGAGGAAGGCACACTTGGACCGTCGGCGCGTCTGGGGGCGACGCAGGATGCCTTCACCTTGCGCGGCCCGGGCGACGGCGTGGTCATCGACGGCCCTTTCGCCGAGACCAAGGAACAATTGCTCGGCCTCTATGTCGTCGACTGCGCCACCCGGGACAAGGCCATCGCGATCGCCCGCGACCTTCGCCGCGTCAATTCGACCGCCGTCTACGAGATCAGGCCCATTCTGCTGTTCAAGCCCGGTGCGCCGCTGGCGGGCAAATGAGCCGGCGGCGGAGGCCCTGCAAGCGTCCGCTGCTCACCCACGCCCGACGAACGGCATCTTGGTCGCCATCACGGTCATGAACAGCACGTTCGCCTCGAGCGGCAGGCTGGCCATGTGGACGACGGCATCGGCAACGTGCTGGACATCCATCACTGCTTCGGCGGCGATCGAGCCATTGGCCTGCGGCACGCCGACGGTCATCGGCTGCGCCATGTCGGTCAGCGCATTGCCGATGTCGATCTGGCCGCAGGCGATGTCGTAGGGCCGGCCGTCGAGCGCCAGCGTCTTGGTCAGGCCGGTGATGGCATGCTTGGTCGCCGTATAGGGCACCGAGCCCGGGCGCGGCGCATAGGCCGACACCGAGCCGTTGTTGATGATGCGCCCGCCCATCGGTCGTTGCTTGCGCATGGCGCCAAAGGCGGCGCGGGCGCACAGGAACGAACCGGTGAGATTGACGCCGACAATATCGTTCCACACTTCGACCGGGATCTCGTCGATCGGCGTCGACTTGTAGCCCATGCCGGCATTGTTGAAGAGCAGGTCGACGCGGCCGAAGGCTTCCGCCACCGTCTCGAACAGATCGTCGACCTCGCCGGCCTTGCTGATGTCGCAGGCAACCGCCAATGCCTTGGCCTCGGTCCGGCCGGCCTCGACGATCGCGGCATCGAGCACCGCTTTGCGGCGGCCGCAGAACACCGTGTTCCAGCCGGCCTTGAGCAGCGCCGTGGCGACGCTCTTGCCGATGCCTGTGCCGGCACCGGTGACGATGGCGGTTCTTTCTTCGGTCATGGCTGATGTCCTCCGGCAGCGCCGAGCGTGCCCGACTGATCTTCAGGATTTGGCTCGGCAGAAGGAATCGCAAATGACGGCAGCGATGGCAAGCGGACCTGCATGGGCATGTCCTCGAAAAATGGCGCTCGATTTTCGGAGAAGGCCCAGCGTGGGCCGACAAAAAGGGCGGTCATTGGCGACCGCCCTGATCTGAACCGGGCTTGGGAGGAGGAAAAGCCGATCCGACTGTGTAGAATCATGCGCTTGCTGAGTTAACGAAAGGTTAACGACGGAAAGACGGCCTGTCCCGATCTGATCCTACCATCGTGGATTGGGCGAAGTTCCGGCCTTTGTTGCGGGAACCTTGGCCGCCGAAACCGTCGCCTCGACATGGTCGACCAGCGCGTCCGGCAGGCCGAGCCGGCCGGCAAGCAGGTCGAGATAGCCGCGCTCGGCGCGCGTGTCGGGATCGATGGTGAGGCGCGACGCAGTATAGAGTTCGAGCTTCTGCGCGTCGGTCTTGGCGCCTGCCACAAGCGTGTCGAGGTCGAGCGGGCTTTCCAGTTCCGCCATCAGGAATTTCTCGGCATCGGAGCCGATCCCCGCAAGGCTGAGCTTGCCGGCGATCTTCTTGCGCTCCTCGTCGTCGACATGGCCGTCGGCCTTGGCCGCCGAGATCATCGCCCGCACCAGGGTCAGCGTGAATTCATCCTCGCCCTGCGGCGCCTGCGACGGATGGAAGGCGGTGTCCTTGGGCGGCGGCAGCAATTCCGGTTCGCCGGCGGCAGGCGCCTGCTCCGGGGCGTTGCCGGCCTTGTAGTTCTGGTAGGCCTTGTAGGCGAGGCCACCGATCGCGGCCAATCCACCGAGCTTCACCGCGGCACCGGTCACCTCGCGGCCAGCCCCTGTTCCAAGCAGCACCGCTGCCAAGGCACCGGCGGCCAGCGGGTTGTCCTTGGCCATCTGCACGGCCTGGCCC comes from Mesorhizobium japonicum MAFF 303099 and encodes:
- a CDS encoding LysR family transcriptional regulator — protein: MDTLTRMRAFIDVVEAEGFSAAARKIGRSKALLSKYVRELEDELGALLLNRTTRQFSMTEAGHTYYRRASEIVREVDSLADAVRESSGDVRGRIKLSAPRTFADAPIGQSLIDFAKQHPDIVLDIQLDDRFVDLVEEGFDLAVRISRLENSSLIARRLAPFSVKLCASPELIAKHGMPTRPQDLGHMPCIVDTNGRGLNNWAFKGDNNDQLSVAVAGPIEVNSPMAARAAALSGLGFCILPDFIASPDLKSGQLVTALDDRILSGGGIFAVYPHRRYLPAKVRVFVDFLVQWFRTREVA
- a CDS encoding DUF1007 family protein yields the protein MQLKRHAIILASALAATLAATRPAYVHPHVFAEARLDVILSPDHQSVKALRHLWRFDDLFSSTVMMEFDKNSDLKLDDKELKEVADTVHASLAEFNYFQLVTQNGKDVTMVPPPHLMANFDNDQLIILFESEPKVPIKLTGTIDIGVYDPTFYTAIDFTEDSNITVAGLPSNCTSKVIRPDPDEAIKENQKTLTDAFFNDPTGTDMSKIFATKLELTCQPEG
- a CDS encoding nickel/cobalt transporter codes for the protein MKPVTKPSLRLAFGLLALTFAAMHFANAAHAQSSLGIGVNDGMAPTTGPFAHILMWINLRQQEFYRALATAMKAMRQDNSKLWVLIGLSFAYGIFHAAGPGHGKAVISSYMVANEVALKRGILLSFVSALLQGLTAIAVMLVAYFVLRGTTISMTDAAWFMEIMSFALVTLFGAWLLWRKLGPSILRLFGRAPAYSLSAAHAGHSHGGHATHSHAGHSHAAHSLSAHAHSHAVHGHDDHDHDHSHNHHDHAAHDHHHDHGTHAHHDHAHHDHAAGEVCETCGHSHAPDPALLSGDRFDWRTAWSAVAAVGIRPCSGALIVLSFALLNGLWLGGLLSVLAMSLGTAITVSALATLAVTAKNWAVYFAGDGRMGNRIHSIVEIGGAAFVFLFGLLLLSASLTGSV
- the denD gene encoding D-erythronate dehydrogenase; translated protein: MRILITGAAGMVGRKLIARLAKDGTLRGKAITALDLHDIVSPQAPAMEGVSISTHTGDLAEAGAAESLAASRPDVVFHLAGIVSGEAEANFELGYRVNLDGTRALFDAIRLAGYAPRVVFTSSIAVFGAPFPDVIPDDFHPTPLTSYGTQKQMSEALLADYSRRGFFDGIGIRLPTICVRPGKPNKAASGFFSGIIREPLSGQEAILPVPRSVAHTHASPRSAVNFLIHAAGIDGGVVGPRRNLTMPGVAVTVGEQIEALERIAGPKVVKLIREVPDETIWAIVKGWPTRFEANRSRELGFSAEKSFDEIIRAHIEDELDGQLPG
- a CDS encoding cation diffusion facilitator family transporter, which encodes MAHTHSHDHSGHDHEGAGHVHGATDKKRVLIAACLTAGFMVAEALGGLFTGSLALLADAGHMLADAIALGLAWYAFHLAGRPATGQLTYGFGRVKTLVAYTNGIAIFVIALWIVYEAWQRLLTPAPVLGGPMLVVAILGLLVNIGSFLVLHGGDRESLNMRGAILHVLGDLLGSAAAIVAAVVILVTGWTPIDPILSVLVSLLILSTAWSLMRAAAHVLLEGVPPSLDRDLIATDLETTIQGVREVHHMHVWSIDGSSNMATLHACLDEGVDAHRAVSAIKKRLASEHGISHATVEPEFGQCADEAGDHEHEHEHEHDAAAHHSHHH
- a CDS encoding GNAT family N-acetyltransferase is translated as MSENLRDWQARPRPERKAIDGRYVRLEPLSAAKHGDGLYEASSVSDVDGRFAWLPDYPPETRPAFQPWLDKVEASEDPLFFAVIDKASGKVAGRQTLMRIDPAYGVIEIGNIYWGPLISRKPGATEAQFLFMKYIFDELGYRRYEWKCNNRNEPSKRAAERFGFKFEGIFRQHLIVKGENRDTAWYSIIDKEWPALRKAYEAWLDPANFDGAGQQKRRLEDCRAEFGA
- a CDS encoding pyridoxal phosphate-dependent aminotransferase, translated to MLHTISAFDRLGEENAFAVLARATALAQQGRDIVNLGIGQPDFKTPQHIVEAAIKALRDGHHGYTPANGLLATREAVVRRTLTTTGVEVSPEAVMILPGGKPTMFAAILMFGEPGAEILYPDPGFPIYRSMIEFTGAAPIPVPMREENGFAFSAEETLALITSKTRLLILNSPANPTGGVTPRAEIEKLVKGLEKHPDVAILSDEIYDAMTYDGETHCSLLGYPEIRDRLIVLNGWSKTWAMTGWRMGWSIWPNGDRGAHLYDKVRKLAVNCWSCVNAPSQFAGIAAIDGPQDDVDTMMRAFDRRRKVVVEGLNALPNISCITPKGAFYAFPNVSKTGWKAKKLASALLDDAGVALIGGPDFGILGEGYVRLSYANSEENILRALERIGAFLSK
- a CDS encoding YciI family protein; the encoded protein is MFYAILAYHMEDAIKALTPQEDAALMADLLKINTRLREEGTLGPSARLGATQDAFTLRGPGDGVVIDGPFAETKEQLLGLYVVDCATRDKAIAIARDLRRVNSTAVYEIRPILLFKPGAPLAGK
- a CDS encoding SDR family oxidoreductase codes for the protein MTEERTAIVTGAGTGIGKSVATALLKAGWNTVFCGRRKAVLDAAIVEAGRTEAKALAVACDISKAGEVDDLFETVAEAFGRVDLLFNNAGMGYKSTPIDEIPVEVWNDIVGVNLTGSFLCARAAFGAMRKQRPMGGRIINNGSVSAYAPRPGSVPYTATKHAITGLTKTLALDGRPYDIACGQIDIGNALTDMAQPMTVGVPQANGSIAAEAVMDVQHVADAVVHMASLPLEANVLFMTVMATKMPFVGRG
- a CDS encoding tellurite resistance TerB family protein; its protein translation is MFDPKKLLDDLLGSQIPGTSGTVRDKAGQAVQMAKDNPLAAGALAAVLLGTGAGREVTGAAVKLGGLAAIGGLAYKAYQNYKAGNAPEQAPAAGEPELLPPPKDTAFHPSQAPQGEDEFTLTLVRAMISAAKADGHVDDEERKKIAGKLSLAGIGSDAEKFLMAELESPLDLDTLVAGAKTDAQKLELYTASRLTIDPDTRAERGYLDLLAGRLGLPDALVDHVEATVSAAKVPATKAGTSPNPRW